In Pseudomonas fluorescens, a genomic segment contains:
- a CDS encoding LacI family DNA-binding transcriptional regulator codes for MATIKDVAALAGISYTTVSHVVNKTRPVSEPVRIKVEAAIKQLDYVPSAVARSLKAKTTATIGLLVPNSLNPYFAELARGIEDYCERNGYCVILCNSDDNAEKQRSYLRVLLEKRVDGLIVTSVGGDDSGLAAGLSAVRTPMVIVDRALDGIDVDLVRIDHEEGAYLATRHLLELGHRDIACIGGPVHTRVAQMRLAGYHRALREAGVEVAADRTRESDFTSTGGYAAAVQLLAENPPSAIFASNDMIGFGVLRAAAERNLRVPGELSVIGFDDIQMGRYVYPALTTVGQSIVQLGETAAELLLRRIATPQLPIDQRIVTPSIVLRESTAPIAGVFAQYR; via the coding sequence ATGGCAACGATCAAGGATGTGGCAGCGCTTGCCGGTATTTCCTACACCACCGTGTCTCATGTGGTGAACAAGACGCGTCCGGTCAGCGAGCCGGTGCGCATCAAGGTGGAAGCCGCGATCAAGCAGTTGGACTACGTGCCCAGCGCCGTCGCGCGCTCGCTCAAGGCCAAGACCACGGCGACTATTGGCCTGCTGGTACCCAACAGCCTCAACCCGTATTTTGCCGAGCTGGCCCGAGGCATCGAGGATTACTGCGAGCGCAATGGCTATTGCGTGATCCTGTGTAATTCCGACGACAATGCTGAAAAGCAACGCAGCTACCTGCGGGTGTTGCTGGAAAAACGTGTCGATGGCTTGATCGTGACCTCCGTGGGCGGTGACGACAGCGGCCTCGCCGCGGGCTTGAGCGCGGTGCGCACGCCCATGGTCATCGTCGACCGGGCATTGGACGGCATTGACGTTGACCTGGTGCGTATCGACCACGAGGAGGGCGCTTACCTGGCCACCCGGCACTTGCTTGAACTGGGTCACCGGGACATCGCCTGTATTGGCGGCCCAGTCCATACCCGCGTGGCGCAGATGCGCCTGGCGGGGTATCACCGTGCGCTGCGCGAGGCGGGTGTGGAGGTGGCGGCTGATCGCACCCGGGAAAGCGACTTCACCAGTACCGGTGGTTATGCTGCGGCTGTGCAGTTATTGGCAGAAAACCCGCCCAGCGCAATCTTCGCCAGCAACGACATGATCGGCTTTGGTGTGCTGCGCGCGGCGGCTGAGCGTAATCTCCGCGTGCCCGGCGAGCTGTCGGTGATTGGTTTCGACGATATTCAAATGGGCCGTTACGTCTACCCGGCGCTGACCACGGTCGGGCAATCGATCGTGCAACTGGGCGAGACGGCTGCCGAACTTTTACTGCGACGGATTGCGACACCCCAACTGCCGATCGATCAACGCATCGTGACGCCGAGCATCGTGTTGCGTGAGTCGACGGCGCCAATTGCCGGTGTGTTCGCCCAATACCGCTGA
- the rbsK gene encoding ribokinase yields MPAKVVVVGSLNMDLVTRASRLPRAGETLIGQSFSTVPGGKGANQAMASARLGAEVAMIGCVGTDAYGSQLRDALRVEGIDCGAVSTVAGSSGVALIVVDDSSQNAIVIVAGSNGELTPASLQASDAVLQAADVIVCQLEVPMETVGHALKRGRELGKTVILNPAPVSGPLPTEWYASIDYLIPNESEATALSGVAVDSLDSARLAATELIKAGAGKVIITLGAQGALFADGHGFEHLVAPKVKAVDTTAAGDTFVGGFAAALASGKSEAEAIRFGQVAAALSVTRDGAQPSIPTLHDVQGFVPS; encoded by the coding sequence ATGCCAGCAAAAGTAGTGGTAGTAGGCAGCTTGAACATGGACCTGGTGACCCGTGCCAGTCGCTTGCCCCGTGCCGGTGAAACCTTGATCGGCCAATCGTTTTCCACCGTTCCCGGCGGCAAGGGCGCCAACCAGGCCATGGCTTCGGCGCGGCTGGGGGCCGAGGTTGCGATGATCGGTTGTGTCGGCACTGATGCCTACGGCAGCCAGCTGCGCGATGCGCTGCGGGTGGAAGGCATCGATTGCGGGGCTGTGAGCACCGTTGCCGGCTCCAGCGGCGTGGCGCTGATTGTCGTAGATGACAGCAGCCAGAACGCCATTGTGATCGTCGCGGGCAGTAACGGTGAACTCACGCCGGCTTCATTGCAGGCGTCTGACGCGGTGCTGCAGGCCGCCGATGTGATCGTCTGCCAGCTTGAAGTGCCAATGGAGACTGTGGGGCATGCGCTCAAGCGCGGTCGTGAGCTGGGTAAGACGGTTATTCTTAACCCTGCGCCGGTCAGCGGTCCTTTGCCGACCGAGTGGTATGCCTCGATCGACTACCTGATTCCCAATGAAAGCGAGGCGACCGCGCTGAGCGGTGTGGCGGTCGACTCCCTCGACAGCGCCAGGCTGGCTGCGACCGAATTGATCAAGGCGGGCGCGGGTAAAGTCATCATTACACTTGGTGCCCAGGGCGCATTGTTCGCCGATGGTCATGGCTTTGAACACCTGGTGGCGCCCAAGGTCAAGGCGGTGGATACCACGGCGGCCGGTGATACTTTTGTGGGTGGCTTTGCCGCGGCATTGGCCAGCGGCAAGAGCGAAGCCGAGGCTATTCGATTCGGCCAAGTGGCGGCGGCGCTGTCGGTGACCCGTGACGGCGCCCAGCCTTCCATCCCTACGCTGCACGACGTACAAGGTTTTGTGCCCTCATGA
- the rbsD gene encoding D-ribose pyranase, which yields MKKTPLLNIALSRVIASLGHGDILVIGDAGLPVPPGVELIDLALTQGIPDFISTLRIVLSEMQVESHVLAEEILLKQPPALTELNSLNAQAHLGERRLVSHEAFKQLSRNARAIVRTGECQPYCNIALVSGVTF from the coding sequence ATGAAAAAGACACCCCTGCTCAATATTGCTCTGTCGCGCGTGATCGCCTCCCTGGGGCACGGCGATATTCTGGTCATCGGCGATGCTGGTCTGCCAGTACCGCCGGGTGTCGAGTTGATCGACCTGGCGCTGACCCAGGGCATTCCCGATTTCATCAGTACCTTGCGCATCGTGCTCAGTGAAATGCAGGTGGAAAGCCATGTGCTGGCCGAAGAAATCCTGCTTAAGCAGCCACCGGCGCTGACTGAGCTGAACAGTCTGAACGCACAGGCCCATCTCGGCGAGCGTCGCCTGGTCAGCCATGAAGCGTTCAAGCAGCTCAGCCGTAACGCGCGCGCCATTGTTCGCACCGGTGAGTGCCAGCCTTATTGCAATATCGCGCTGGTGTCCGGCGTCACGTTCTAG
- a CDS encoding nucleoside hydrolase, with product MQRSLPNLRNLFRSVLLLSALTAASAQAAEKIDLIIDTDPGADDVVALLFAMASPEELNIRALTTVAGNVRLDKTSRNARLAREWAGREDIPVYAGAPKPLLRTPIYAENIHGKEGISGVTVHEPKKGLAEGNAVDYLIKTLSTAKPHSITIAMLGPQTNLALALTQAPEITQGIKEVVVMGGAHFNGGNITPVAEFNLFADPIAAEIVLKSGVKLTYLPLDVTHKVLTSEARLKKIADIKNNASKVVGDILNEYVKGDMEHYGIPGGPVHDATVIAYLLKPSLFSGRQANMVVDSREGPTFGQTIVDWYDGLKQEKNVFWVENGDAQGFFDLLTERLARLK from the coding sequence ATGCAACGTAGTCTTCCCAACCTGAGAAATCTGTTCCGGAGTGTCCTGCTTTTGTCCGCACTCACTGCAGCAAGCGCCCAAGCGGCGGAAAAAATCGACCTGATCATCGACACCGACCCGGGCGCTGACGACGTGGTGGCCTTGCTGTTTGCCATGGCTTCCCCAGAGGAGTTGAATATTCGCGCGCTGACCACCGTCGCAGGTAACGTGCGCCTGGACAAGACATCGCGCAATGCGCGCCTGGCCCGCGAGTGGGCAGGGCGTGAGGACATCCCGGTGTACGCCGGTGCGCCAAAACCGCTGCTGCGTACGCCTATCTATGCCGAGAATATCCATGGCAAGGAAGGCATTTCCGGTGTGACGGTGCATGAGCCGAAAAAAGGCCTGGCCGAAGGCAATGCTGTCGACTACCTGATCAAGACCCTCAGCACCGCCAAGCCCCACAGCATCACCATCGCCATGCTCGGCCCACAGACCAACCTGGCGCTGGCATTGACCCAGGCTCCTGAAATTACCCAAGGCATCAAGGAAGTGGTGGTAATGGGCGGCGCGCACTTCAATGGCGGCAATATCACGCCGGTGGCTGAGTTCAACCTGTTCGCCGACCCGATAGCGGCCGAGATCGTGCTCAAGAGTGGCGTCAAGCTGACCTACCTGCCGCTGGACGTGACCCACAAGGTGCTGACCAGCGAGGCGCGCCTGAAAAAGATCGCGGACATCAAGAACAACGCGAGCAAGGTCGTCGGCGATATTCTCAATGAATACGTCAAGGGTGACATGGAGCACTACGGCATCCCAGGTGGCCCAGTGCACGACGCCACCGTGATTGCCTACCTGCTCAAGCCTTCTCTGTTCAGTGGGCGTCAGGCCAATATGGTGGTGGACAGCCGCGAAGGACCGACCTTCGGCCAGACCATCGTCGACTGGTATGACGGCCTGAAGCAGGAAAAGAATGTGTTCTGGGTTGAGAACGGCGATGCCCAGGGCTTCTTCGATCTGTTGACCGAGCGCTTGGCACGCCTGAAGTAA